Sequence from the Actinomyces slackii genome:
CCGTGGCTCACGGCCATCATCATCATGACCGGCACCACCATCGCCTACATCACCGCACTGGGGTACCGGCTCCTGCTGTTCCGCATGGGCGCGCGCGGCGGGCACCTGACCCGCGTCACCGATGAGGAGGCCCTGGCCGTTCCCGAGGCGGCGCTGCCCTCCTACACGGTGCTGGTCCCGGTCTTCAAGGAGCCGCTGGTGGCAGAGCTCGTCGCCCGCCTGGAGCGCCTGGACTACCCGCGCGATCGCCTCGACATCCGCCTCCTGCTGGAGGCCGACGACGATCAGACCGTCCAGGCGGCCTCCGTGCTCGAGCCCCGGCCCCACCTGACGATCGTCCACGTGCCCCCGCACCAGCCGCGCACCAAGCCCAAGGCCTGCAACTTCGGCTTCCTGACGGCCACCGGCCAGATGTGCACCATCTACGACGCCGAGGACGAGCCCGACCCCCTCCAGCTGCGCCGCGCCGTCATCGCCCTGCACCGCCTGGGTCCCCAGTACGCCTGCATCCAGGCGCAGCTCGGCTTCTACAACTCGCGCCAGAACCTGCTGACCCGATGGTTCACCCTGGACTACGGGGCCTGGTTCGGCACCATCCTGCCCGGACTGGTGGCCCTGGGCGCTCCGGTGCCGCTGGGCGGCACCTCCAACCACTTCCGCTCCGACGTCCTGCGCCAGGTGGGAGCCTGGGATCCGTGGAATGTCACCGAGGACGCCGATCTGGGCCTGCGCCTGCACCGCGCGGGATACAAGGTCGGGGTGCTGGCCTCGGTGACCCTGGAGGAGGCCAACCCCGACCCGATCAACTGGGTGCGCCAGCGCAGCCGCTGGTACAAGGGCTACCTGCAGACCTTCTTGGTCCATATGCGCCAGCCCCGCCTCGTGAGCCGCCAGCTGGGAGCCCGAGCCCTGGCGGGCCTGATCATCTTCGTGGCGGGAACCCCGGTGCTCTCGGCCATCAACGGGGTGCTGTGGGCGCTGACCGCCATGTGGTTCTCCGCCAACACCCGGGTGGTGGCCGAGCTCTTCCCCGCCGCGATCTACTACCCGGGCATGATCTGCCTGATCCTGGGCAATCTCGCCGTCATGTACATGAACCTGTTCACGGTCAGGCAGATGGACCGGCCCGATCTGCTCCTGGCCGCGGTGCTCAGCCCCGTGTACTGGATCCTCATGTGGCTGGCCGCGGTCAAGGCCGCCCTCCAGCTCATCACCAAGCCCTCCTACTGGGAGAAGACCGCCCACGGCCTGCACCAGAGCGCTGGGCAGGCGGGCGCCCCGGTCGGGGGAGCGTCATGAGCGCGGCGGTGAGCACTGCCGCCTTGCCGCTGCGCCACCGCGCTGCCCCCACCACGCCCGCCTCGGCGCCGCGGGTCGCCCGCGCCGGGAGCAAGGACGTGGGGCGCAGGATCGTGTTCTGGTCCTGCCTGCTGGTCTACGGGCTCCTGGGCGTGTGGCTCATCGTCAACGACTACATCTTCCCCGACTCCATGAGCCGGGTGGCCAACGCCTACTACGTCCTGTTCAGTCGCGACCCGCGCCTGGCGGCCATCGGATTCGTCTGGAACCCGCTGCCCTCCCTGGCGGTCCTGCCGCTGCTGGTCGTGGCGCCGGTGTTCAAGTTCATGGCCTCCGGCGTGCTGGCAGGAGTCATCGTCTCGGTGCTGTGCGGAGCGGCCACGGTCTCCC
This genomic interval carries:
- a CDS encoding glycosyltransferase family 2 protein; protein product: MSRPDTASPPSLALPPAHAFHGDRDALVSMSCYGLSSQAPAYSARYVLWRWQRLALLAVVVSAVIGLILVPWLTAIIIMTGTTIAYITALGYRLLLFRMGARGGHLTRVTDEEALAVPEAALPSYTVLVPVFKEPLVAELVARLERLDYPRDRLDIRLLLEADDDQTVQAASVLEPRPHLTIVHVPPHQPRTKPKACNFGFLTATGQMCTIYDAEDEPDPLQLRRAVIALHRLGPQYACIQAQLGFYNSRQNLLTRWFTLDYGAWFGTILPGLVALGAPVPLGGTSNHFRSDVLRQVGAWDPWNVTEDADLGLRLHRAGYKVGVLASVTLEEANPDPINWVRQRSRWYKGYLQTFLVHMRQPRLVSRQLGARALAGLIIFVAGTPVLSAINGVLWALTAMWFSANTRVVAELFPAAIYYPGMICLILGNLAVMYMNLFTVRQMDRPDLLLAAVLSPVYWILMWLAAVKAALQLITKPSYWEKTAHGLHQSAGQAGAPVGGAS